The following proteins are encoded in a genomic region of Maribacter hydrothermalis:
- the mscL gene encoding large-conductance mechanosensitive channel protein MscL, producing MKNFFKEFKSFAVKGNMIDLAIGIVIGTAFNKIVSTLVSKVIMPPLSLLTDDVNLSNKKLVLREATAEIEEVAIGYGELIESLVDFVIIAFAIFVVVKFINRFKEKAEDPTNVEVETPKNIALLSSLENLLKEQNEILKGKK from the coding sequence ATGAAGAATTTTTTTAAGGAATTTAAGAGTTTTGCTGTAAAGGGCAATATGATAGACCTAGCTATTGGTATTGTGATAGGGACGGCGTTTAATAAGATTGTTAGTACGTTAGTGTCCAAAGTTATAATGCCTCCGCTATCTTTGTTAACGGATGATGTAAATCTATCTAACAAGAAATTAGTCCTGCGCGAGGCAACTGCAGAAATAGAAGAAGTAGCTATAGGTTATGGAGAGTTAATTGAATCACTTGTTGATTTTGTCATAATAGCTTTTGCAATTTTTGTGGTTGTGAAATTTATAAACAGATTTAAAGAAAAAGCAGAAGACCCTACAAATGTTGAAGTAGAAACTCCAAAAAACATAGCATTGCTTTCTAGTTTGGAGAACTTACTTAAAGAGCAAAATGAGATTCTTAAAGGGAAAAAATAG
- a CDS encoding TerC family protein, producing MFEIFANPDAWVALLTLTFLEIILGIDNILFISIAADKLAPSQQKKATNIGLVLAMVTRIVLLFGISLLTTLKKPFWVFDNDWITGGISGEGLILFLSGLFLLYKGTKEIREKVEDQDHDEREVKKARSTSLTNAILQITVINIVFSFDSILTAIGMTNGISLNPNDALLLMIVAVVISLIIMMVFTNPIGKFINRHPSIQILGLSFLILIGFTLIAESAHISHLILFGNEVGSIPKGYLYFSIAFSLMVIFFDLSMKKNKSNITSAED from the coding sequence ATGTTTGAAATTTTCGCCAACCCAGATGCCTGGGTCGCTTTATTGACGCTGACTTTTCTTGAAATAATATTAGGTATAGACAATATTTTATTTATTTCAATTGCAGCAGATAAGCTAGCACCTAGCCAGCAAAAAAAAGCTACAAACATTGGTTTAGTTCTGGCCATGGTTACGCGTATTGTTTTACTATTTGGCATCTCCTTACTTACCACTTTGAAAAAACCTTTTTGGGTTTTCGACAATGATTGGATTACCGGCGGAATTAGTGGTGAGGGATTAATATTATTTTTAAGTGGTTTGTTTTTACTTTATAAAGGCACAAAAGAAATTCGGGAGAAAGTAGAGGACCAAGACCATGATGAGCGCGAAGTAAAAAAGGCCAGATCAACCTCTTTAACTAATGCCATTCTCCAAATAACGGTTATTAACATTGTTTTTTCATTTGACTCAATACTAACAGCTATTGGAATGACGAATGGCATATCGCTAAACCCAAATGATGCTCTTCTTTTAATGATAGTTGCCGTGGTTATTTCCCTAATTATTATGATGGTATTTACAAACCCAATTGGGAAGTTTATTAATAGACACCCTTCTATTCAAATTTTAGGCTTATCATTTTTAATTTTAATAGGTTTTACACTTATTGCAGAATCAGCTCACATTAGTCATTTAATTTTATTTGGTAACGAAGTTGGCAGTATTCCAAAAGGATACTTATACTTTTCTATAGCATTTTCTCTTATGGTGATATTTTTCGATTTAAGTATGAAAAAGAACAAAAGCAATATAACAAGCGCAGAAGATTAA
- a CDS encoding helix-turn-helix domain-containing protein, giving the protein MLDTNLFISRIKTILDQNELSSAAFADLIKVQRSSISHLLNGRNKPSLEFIMKVNETFKEVDLQWLVYGNGNYPNENSENKMHVAIKTDKQLNINTSDNKTIDRIVIFYTDGTFKNYNEQ; this is encoded by the coding sequence ATGTTAGATACGAACTTATTTATTTCAAGGATAAAAACAATTCTTGACCAAAATGAACTTTCTTCAGCAGCGTTTGCCGATTTAATAAAGGTACAACGATCAAGTATTTCACATTTATTAAACGGGAGAAATAAGCCTAGTCTAGAATTTATAATGAAAGTAAATGAAACTTTTAAAGAAGTAGATTTACAATGGTTGGTGTATGGTAATGGTAATTACCCAAATGAAAATTCAGAAAATAAAATGCACGTAGCAATAAAAACAGATAAGCAATTAAATATAAACACAAGCGACAACAAGACTATAGATCGCATTGTGATTTTTTATACCGACGGAACGTTTAAAAATTATAATGAACAATAA
- a CDS encoding 4Fe-4S dicluster domain-containing protein yields the protein MAIIITDECINCGACEPECPNTAIYEGADEWRYSDGTSLEGNVVLPNGKEVDANEVQVPISDEVYYISPDKCTECMGFHEEPQCAAVCPVDCCVPDDDHVETEEVLLAKQRFMHPE from the coding sequence GGAGCTTGTGAACCAGAATGTCCAAATACTGCAATTTATGAAGGAGCTGACGAATGGCGTTACAGTGATGGTACTTCTTTAGAAGGTAATGTTGTATTGCCAAATGGTAAAGAAGTAGATGCCAATGAAGTGCAAGTTCCTATAAGTGATGAAGTGTACTATATATCTCCAGACAAGTGTACCGAGTGTATGGGTTTCCATGAAGAACCACAATGTGCTGCAGTTTGTCCTGTAGATTGTTGCGTGCCGGATGATGATCATGTAGAGACTGAAGAAGTGCTTTTAGCTAAGCAACGCTTTATGCATCCTGAGTAG
- a CDS encoding DNA topoisomerase IV subunit B, with protein MSQDTQYTEDNIRSLDWKEHIRLRPGMYIGKLGDGSSADDGIYILLKEVIDNCIDEFVMGAGKTIEITIKDKIVKVRDYGRGIPLGKVVDVVSKMNTGGKYDSRAFKKSVGLNGVGTKAVNALSSFFEVQSSRDNQLKTAQFSSGNLENEIGPEDTSKRKGTKVTFIPDEAIFKNYKYRNEYVERMLKNYVYLNPGLTIVFNGEKFYSENGLKDLLEDNNNIDDMLYPVIHLKGEDIEVAITHSKTQYSEEYHSFVNGQHTTQGGTHQAAFREAIVKTIRDFYGKNYDASDIRKSIISAIALKVMEPVFESQTKTKLGSTDMGGDFPTVRTYINDFIGKYLDNYLHKNTDTAEKLQRKIMMAEKERKELSGIRKLARDRAKKASLHNKKLRDCRVHLSDMKHDRRLESALFITEGDSASGSITKSRDVNTQAVFSLKGKPLNSYGMSKKIVYENEEFNLLQAALNIEESIEDLRYNNIIIATDADVDGMHIRLLLITFFLQFFPELIKENHLYILQTPLFRVRNKKETIYCYSDEERQHAINKLTGKPEITRFKGLGEISPDEFRHFIGDDIRLEPIMLDKAMSIEELLSFYMGKNTPDRQKFIINNLKVEVDLIKDKVV; from the coding sequence ATGTCCCAAGACACTCAATATACCGAAGATAATATACGCTCGCTCGATTGGAAAGAACACATCCGATTAAGACCGGGTATGTATATTGGTAAATTGGGAGATGGCTCGTCAGCTGATGACGGTATCTATATTCTCTTAAAAGAAGTAATAGATAACTGTATCGATGAGTTTGTAATGGGTGCTGGTAAGACTATAGAAATCACTATAAAAGATAAGATTGTTAAAGTTAGGGATTATGGTCGTGGAATTCCACTTGGGAAGGTAGTGGACGTAGTTTCTAAAATGAACACGGGTGGTAAATATGATAGTAGGGCATTTAAAAAATCAGTTGGACTAAACGGTGTAGGTACTAAAGCAGTAAATGCGTTATCTAGTTTTTTTGAGGTGCAATCATCTAGGGATAACCAATTAAAAACAGCTCAATTCAGTTCTGGTAATCTCGAAAACGAAATAGGCCCAGAAGATACCAGTAAAAGAAAAGGTACGAAAGTGACTTTTATTCCTGATGAAGCTATTTTTAAAAATTATAAGTACCGTAATGAGTATGTAGAACGCATGCTTAAGAACTACGTATATCTTAATCCTGGATTAACTATAGTTTTCAATGGAGAAAAATTCTATTCTGAAAACGGATTAAAAGATCTTCTTGAAGATAATAATAATATAGATGATATGCTTTATCCTGTTATTCATTTAAAAGGAGAAGATATTGAAGTAGCTATTACGCATAGTAAAACACAATATAGCGAAGAATACCATTCTTTCGTTAATGGACAACATACCACGCAAGGAGGAACGCACCAGGCAGCGTTTAGGGAAGCTATAGTGAAAACTATTCGTGACTTTTATGGTAAAAATTATGACGCTTCAGATATTAGGAAATCTATTATTTCTGCAATTGCCCTGAAAGTAATGGAGCCTGTTTTTGAGAGTCAAACTAAAACGAAATTAGGCTCTACTGATATGGGTGGAGATTTCCCGACTGTGCGTACCTATATAAATGACTTCATTGGTAAGTATTTAGATAATTACCTCCACAAAAACACAGATACAGCAGAAAAGCTTCAGCGTAAAATTATGATGGCTGAAAAAGAACGGAAAGAGCTTTCTGGTATTCGTAAACTAGCACGCGATCGTGCTAAAAAAGCAAGTTTGCACAATAAAAAACTTCGTGACTGTAGGGTGCATTTAAGTGATATGAAACATGATCGTAGATTAGAAAGTGCCTTGTTTATTACAGAGGGAGATTCTGCATCAGGTTCTATTACAAAATCTAGAGATGTTAATACACAAGCCGTGTTTAGTTTAAAAGGTAAACCTTTGAATTCGTACGGTATGTCTAAGAAGATTGTATACGAAAATGAAGAGTTCAACCTTTTACAGGCTGCACTGAATATTGAAGAATCTATTGAAGATTTACGATATAATAACATTATAATTGCTACCGATGCAGATGTTGATGGTATGCATATTCGGTTATTGTTAATTACTTTTTTTCTGCAATTTTTTCCTGAACTTATAAAAGAAAATCATCTATATATTCTACAAACCCCATTATTTAGGGTGCGAAATAAGAAAGAAACCATTTATTGTTATAGTGATGAAGAGCGTCAGCATGCCATAAACAAGTTAACCGGTAAGCCAGAAATTACGCGTTTTAAAGGGTTAGGTGAAATTTCACCCGATGAGTTTAGGCATTTTATTGGCGATGATATTAGATTGGAACCTATAATGCTGGATAAGGCAATGTCAATTGAAGAATTGTTAAGTTTTTATATGGGAAAAAACACCCCTGATAGACAAAAATTTATCATTAACAATCTTAAAGTTGAAGTTGACTTAATTAAGGATAAAGTAGTATAA
- the ychF gene encoding redox-regulated ATPase YchF — protein MKAGIVGLPNVGKSTLFNCLSNAKAQSANFPFCTIEPNIGVVNVPDARLEKLEELVNPERVLPATVEIVDIAGLVKGASKGEGLGNQFLGNIRETDAILHVLRCFDNENIVHVDGSVNPIRDKETIDMELQLKDLETVDKKLEKVKRAAKTGNKEAQKEEATLMAVKTGLEAGISVRAIQIEKESRAEFVKPLQFITDKPVMYVCNVDEEAAVSGNAYVEKVKEIVASENAEVIFLAVGTEADITELETYEERQMFLEDLGLEEPGSAKLIRGAYKLLDLETYFTAGVKEVRAWTIPVGATAPQAAGVIHTDFEKGFIRAEVIAYNDYVTFGSEAKVKEAGKMRVEGKEYIVKDGDVMHFRFNV, from the coding sequence ATGAAAGCAGGTATTGTAGGATTGCCGAATGTGGGTAAATCAACACTTTTTAATTGTTTGTCAAATGCAAAAGCACAAAGTGCAAATTTTCCTTTCTGTACTATTGAACCTAATATTGGAGTAGTTAACGTGCCTGATGCTAGGTTGGAAAAATTAGAGGAATTGGTGAATCCTGAGAGAGTATTACCCGCAACGGTTGAAATAGTTGATATTGCCGGTTTAGTTAAAGGTGCCAGCAAAGGAGAAGGTTTAGGAAATCAGTTTTTAGGAAACATTCGGGAAACAGACGCTATTTTGCACGTATTACGTTGTTTTGATAATGAAAATATTGTTCATGTAGATGGTAGCGTAAACCCTATTAGGGATAAAGAAACTATTGATATGGAGCTTCAGTTGAAAGACTTGGAGACCGTTGATAAAAAATTAGAGAAAGTAAAAAGAGCAGCAAAGACCGGTAATAAAGAGGCTCAAAAAGAAGAAGCAACATTAATGGCCGTAAAAACCGGATTAGAAGCTGGTATATCAGTTAGGGCCATACAAATTGAGAAGGAATCTAGAGCTGAATTTGTAAAACCTCTTCAGTTTATTACAGATAAGCCAGTTATGTATGTGTGTAATGTTGATGAAGAAGCAGCTGTCTCTGGAAATGCCTATGTTGAAAAAGTTAAAGAAATTGTAGCATCTGAAAATGCAGAGGTTATTTTCTTAGCGGTAGGTACCGAAGCAGATATTACAGAGTTAGAAACGTACGAAGAACGCCAAATGTTTTTGGAGGATTTAGGTTTAGAAGAGCCTGGTTCAGCTAAATTGATACGCGGTGCGTATAAGTTGTTAGATTTAGAAACTTATTTTACGGCTGGTGTTAAAGAAGTACGTGCTTGGACAATTCCAGTTGGGGCAACTGCACCGCAAGCTGCAGGAGTTATTCATACCGATTTTGAAAAAGGATTTATTAGAGCAGAAGTTATTGCTTATAACGATTACGTAACTTTTGGTAGCGAAGCTAAAGTTAAGGAAGCGGGTAAAATGAGGGTAGAGGGTAAGGAGTACATCGTTAAAGATGGCGATGTAATGCACTTCCGTTTTAATGTTTAA
- a CDS encoding chaperone modulator CbpM: MNSENYIQIEVYCQQTQTPIEFIKDLLEFDMIEVQQIENKIYVEPHYIVEIERIYRLRKDLGINMEGIDTLNHMIKKVNRLEQELKLLRDRLTIYEH, encoded by the coding sequence ATGAATTCAGAAAATTACATACAAATAGAGGTGTATTGCCAACAAACTCAAACTCCGATAGAATTTATAAAAGATCTTCTAGAGTTTGATATGATTGAGGTACAGCAAATTGAAAATAAAATATATGTTGAGCCACACTACATTGTAGAGATTGAACGTATTTATAGATTACGAAAAGATCTTGGTATTAATATGGAAGGCATAGACACCTTAAACCATATGATAAAAAAAGTTAACCGGCTAGAGCAAGAATTAAAATTACTAAGAGACCGGCTGACTATTTATGAACATTAA
- a CDS encoding DNA gyrase/topoisomerase IV subunit A, with the protein MEENDDLNEEINENLSEESNTNNIDTSEALTRVSGMYKDWFLDYASYVILERAVPAIEDGFKPVQRRIMHSLKELDDGRYNKVANVVGHTMQYHPHGDASIADAMVQIGQKDLLIDTQGNWGNILTGDRAAASRYIEARLSKFALEVIFSPKITEWQASYDGRKKEPVNLPVKFPLLLAQGAEGIAVGLSTKVLSHNFVELIDASIKHLKGQRFKIYPDFQTAGIIDITNYNDGLRGGKIRVRAKISQLDKNTLVINEIPYGTNTGSLIDSILKANDKGKIKIKKIEDNTAADVEILIHLPSGISPDKTIDALYAFTACESSISPLGCIIEDNKPLFIGVTEMLRRSTDSTVDLLKQELEIQLAELEEQWHFASLERIFIENRIYRDIEEEETWEGVIAAIDKGLAPFTKHLKRPVTEEDITRLTEIRIKRISKFDLDKAQQYLESLQDRIAEVKNHLANLIEFAIDYFKNLKETYGKDRSRLTEIRVFDDIEATKVAIRNTKLYVNREEGFVGTSLKKDEYITDCSDIDDIIAITSDGQMMVSKVDSKIFIGKGIIHVAVFKKKDKRTTYNLVYKDGKGGPTYIKRFNVTSITRDRVYDLTTGKAGSQVLYFSANPNGEAEVVTVLLRQVGSIKKLKWDIDFSDVLIKGRASKGNIVTKYSVKRIELKEKGVSTLKPRKIWFDDVVRRLNVDARGELLGEFKGDDLLLVINQKGVAKTFLPVLTSHFDDDMIVLEKWIPEKPISAIYWEGEKERFYVKRFLIENENKEELFISEHPKSYLELVSTDWRPMVEIEFPKPRGKEAKENEHVDIENFIAIKGIKALGNQFITEKVKNINSMEPLPFEPVVPDKAEDIEVIDEEAIESDGKTEGNDGDDKSLPDEPKTLFD; encoded by the coding sequence ATGGAAGAAAATGACGATTTGAACGAGGAAATAAACGAAAACCTTTCCGAAGAGAGTAATACTAATAATATCGATACTTCCGAGGCGTTGACCAGGGTTTCTGGTATGTACAAAGATTGGTTTTTAGATTATGCCTCGTATGTAATTTTAGAACGAGCCGTTCCCGCAATTGAAGATGGTTTTAAACCGGTGCAACGCAGAATTATGCATTCTTTAAAAGAGTTGGATGATGGTCGTTACAACAAGGTTGCTAATGTGGTTGGGCATACCATGCAATATCACCCGCACGGTGATGCCAGTATTGCCGATGCCATGGTGCAAATTGGTCAAAAAGATTTGTTGATCGATACCCAAGGAAACTGGGGAAATATACTAACAGGGGACAGGGCAGCTGCTTCAAGGTATATTGAAGCACGTCTTTCCAAATTTGCGTTAGAGGTTATATTTAGTCCGAAAATAACCGAATGGCAAGCTTCTTATGATGGAAGAAAGAAAGAACCTGTAAATTTACCTGTAAAGTTTCCGCTATTATTGGCACAAGGTGCCGAGGGAATAGCAGTAGGGCTTTCAACTAAAGTATTGTCACATAATTTTGTTGAGCTTATAGATGCTTCAATTAAGCATTTAAAAGGACAGCGTTTTAAAATTTATCCAGATTTCCAAACCGCTGGTATTATTGATATTACCAATTATAATGACGGACTTAGAGGTGGTAAAATTAGGGTTCGAGCTAAAATTTCTCAATTAGATAAGAATACACTGGTAATCAATGAAATACCGTATGGTACTAATACTGGTAGTTTAATAGATTCCATCTTAAAAGCTAACGATAAAGGTAAGATTAAAATCAAAAAAATTGAGGATAATACGGCTGCCGATGTCGAGATTTTAATTCATTTACCTTCAGGTATTTCGCCAGATAAAACTATTGATGCGCTATATGCATTTACCGCATGTGAATCTTCAATTTCTCCCTTAGGTTGTATAATCGAAGACAATAAACCCCTTTTTATCGGGGTAACCGAAATGCTTAGGAGGTCTACAGATTCTACGGTAGATTTATTAAAACAAGAATTAGAAATTCAATTAGCGGAATTAGAAGAGCAGTGGCATTTTGCATCTTTAGAGCGCATTTTTATTGAAAATAGAATTTATCGGGACATAGAGGAAGAGGAGACTTGGGAAGGTGTAATTGCCGCCATTGATAAAGGATTGGCTCCTTTTACAAAGCATTTAAAGCGTCCGGTTACGGAGGAAGATATTACTAGGCTAACAGAAATTAGAATTAAAAGGATATCAAAATTCGATTTAGACAAGGCGCAACAATATTTAGAAAGTTTGCAAGATCGTATAGCGGAAGTTAAGAACCATCTTGCTAATTTAATAGAGTTTGCCATCGACTATTTCAAAAACTTGAAAGAAACTTACGGTAAAGACAGAAGTCGTTTAACCGAAATAAGGGTTTTTGATGATATTGAAGCAACAAAAGTAGCGATTAGAAATACAAAGCTGTATGTAAATAGAGAAGAAGGATTTGTTGGTACGTCGTTAAAGAAAGATGAGTACATAACAGATTGTAGTGATATAGATGATATTATTGCCATTACTAGCGATGGTCAAATGATGGTGTCTAAAGTAGACTCTAAAATTTTTATTGGTAAGGGTATTATCCATGTTGCCGTCTTTAAGAAAAAAGATAAACGTACTACCTATAATTTAGTTTATAAAGATGGTAAAGGTGGACCTACATACATTAAACGATTTAACGTTACTAGCATTACAAGAGATCGGGTTTATGATTTAACCACTGGTAAAGCTGGTTCTCAAGTCTTATATTTCTCTGCCAACCCTAATGGTGAAGCGGAAGTGGTAACCGTTTTATTACGTCAGGTGGGTAGTATTAAGAAGTTAAAATGGGATATCGATTTCTCTGATGTGCTTATTAAAGGAAGAGCATCAAAAGGAAATATAGTTACTAAGTATTCTGTTAAGCGCATAGAGCTAAAAGAAAAAGGAGTATCTACCTTAAAACCAAGGAAAATTTGGTTTGATGATGTGGTACGTAGGCTTAATGTGGATGCGCGGGGAGAATTACTTGGAGAATTTAAAGGAGATGACCTACTCTTGGTGATTAATCAAAAAGGTGTTGCGAAAACATTTTTGCCTGTTTTGACATCTCATTTTGATGATGATATGATTGTTCTTGAAAAATGGATTCCAGAGAAACCAATTTCGGCTATTTATTGGGAGGGCGAAAAAGAACGTTTTTATGTAAAAAGATTCTTGATTGAAAATGAAAATAAAGAAGAATTATTTATTTCTGAACATCCTAAATCGTATTTAGAATTGGTTTCGACAGATTGGAGGCCAATGGTTGAAATTGAATTTCCTAAGCCAAGAGGCAAAGAAGCTAAAGAGAATGAACATGTTGATATTGAGAATTTTATAGCTATTAAGGGAATAAAAGCTTTAGGTAATCAATTTATAACAGAAAAGGTTAAGAATATAAATTCAATGGAGCCTTTACCCTTTGAGCCAGTTGTGCCCGACAAGGCTGAAGATATTGAAGTAATAGATGAAGAGGCTATTGAATCTGATGGTAAAACTGAAGGTAATGATGGTGATGATAAGTCATTACCAGATGAACCAAAAACCTTATTTGATTAA
- a CDS encoding sterol desaturase family protein has product MDFTNPLVYGAPAFIAFILLELTYSKTHGDTDLYDWKDFAASSVMGIGSAIIGPLLKVILLVVLFEYAYELFNPMVDGVRTNIMGYKSFGYAWYVWLLCQLADDFTYYWFHRANHEIRILWAAHIVHHSSDNYNLGTAIRNGWFTLLYKPFFYVWMPIIGFPVEMVVVCLAIESFWQFQLHSQYVPKMGFIEKIFNTHTMHQVHHAQNVEYLDKNHGGFLNFFDKIFGTWKEFDENIDVKFGVIHAPNSNNPIVILTHEFKDIWNDTKKSKKLSHKLMYIFGPPGWSHDGSTMTVKQQQRLFEKQKKADPRVAFNRPN; this is encoded by the coding sequence ATGGATTTTACCAACCCTCTGGTATACGGTGCCCCAGCTTTTATAGCCTTTATTTTATTGGAATTAACCTACAGTAAAACTCACGGAGATACTGATCTTTATGATTGGAAAGATTTTGCTGCAAGTAGCGTAATGGGAATTGGCTCCGCTATTATAGGACCTTTACTAAAAGTAATTTTATTAGTTGTACTTTTTGAATACGCATACGAATTGTTTAATCCGATGGTAGATGGGGTTAGAACAAATATAATGGGCTATAAGTCTTTTGGTTATGCCTGGTATGTTTGGCTGCTATGTCAATTGGCAGATGATTTTACGTATTATTGGTTTCATAGGGCAAATCATGAAATACGCATACTTTGGGCAGCGCACATAGTGCATCATTCTTCGGATAATTATAACCTTGGTACTGCTATTCGTAATGGCTGGTTTACTCTCTTGTACAAGCCTTTCTTTTATGTTTGGATGCCTATTATAGGTTTTCCGGTAGAAATGGTTGTAGTGTGCCTAGCAATAGAATCATTTTGGCAGTTTCAATTACATTCGCAGTACGTGCCTAAAATGGGATTCATAGAAAAAATATTTAATACGCATACAATGCATCAGGTTCATCATGCCCAGAATGTGGAATATTTAGATAAAAATCACGGTGGATTTTTGAATTTTTTTGATAAGATATTCGGTACCTGGAAAGAATTTGACGAAAATATAGATGTAAAATTTGGAGTAATTCATGCTCCAAATTCTAACAATCCCATTGTAATTCTAACCCATGAGTTTAAAGATATTTGGAACGACACAAAGAAATCCAAAAAGTTAAGTCATAAATTAATGTATATTTTTGGACCTCCAGGATGGAGTCATGATGGAAGTACAATGACGGTTAAACAGCAGCAAAGACTTTTTGAAAAACAAAAAAAGGCGGATCCAAGAGTGGCTTTCAATAGACCAAATTAA
- a CDS encoding DnaJ C-terminal domain-containing protein produces MEFIDYYKILEIDKKASQADIKKAYRKLARKLHPDLNPNDKTAQEKFQRVNEANEVLSDPEKRKKYDQYGKDWEHADAFEEAKKNQRSSSTGNRRTYSSAGGTNEDFSDFFESMFGGAGGGFSSGGRQRHTQFKGQDLNATLKLNLLDILEDQKQTLDLGVKKIRITIPAGVEDGQTIKITGYGGEGVNGGPKGDLYLTFDVNNNTSFQRVGNDLYKNESISLYDAILGSSIEVKTLTGKVKLKVKPETQNDTKVKLKGKGMPVYKKKGTYGDLYITYKVTMPTNLSDKEKELFKQLSELG; encoded by the coding sequence ATGGAATTTATTGATTACTATAAAATTCTTGAAATTGACAAGAAGGCTTCGCAAGCTGATATTAAAAAAGCATACAGAAAGTTAGCTCGTAAACTTCATCCAGATTTAAACCCAAACGACAAAACTGCTCAAGAAAAGTTTCAACGTGTTAACGAAGCAAACGAAGTTTTAAGTGATCCCGAAAAAAGAAAAAAGTACGACCAATACGGTAAAGATTGGGAACATGCCGATGCTTTTGAAGAAGCCAAGAAAAATCAGCGCAGTTCATCAACAGGCAATAGAAGAACCTATTCTAGCGCTGGTGGAACAAATGAAGATTTTTCTGATTTCTTTGAATCCATGTTCGGTGGCGCTGGAGGAGGTTTTAGTAGCGGCGGTCGACAACGGCATACACAATTTAAAGGTCAAGATTTAAATGCCACCTTAAAATTAAACCTGTTAGACATCCTAGAAGACCAAAAACAAACACTAGACTTAGGAGTAAAGAAAATTAGAATAACAATTCCGGCCGGGGTTGAAGATGGTCAAACTATCAAAATTACTGGTTACGGTGGAGAAGGTGTCAACGGCGGACCTAAAGGAGATTTGTATTTAACTTTTGATGTAAATAACAACACTAGCTTTCAACGTGTTGGAAATGATTTGTATAAAAATGAATCTATCTCTTTATATGATGCCATTTTAGGTAGTTCAATTGAGGTAAAAACTTTGACTGGTAAGGTAAAACTAAAGGTGAAACCAGAAACCCAAAATGACACTAAAGTGAAATTAAAAGGAAAAGGGATGCCTGTTTATAAGAAAAAAGGTACTTACGGAGATTTATACATCACCTATAAAGTAACCATGCCTACGAACCTTTCAGATAAAGAAAAAGAATTATTTAAACAACTTTCAGAATTAGGATAA